The Pedococcus dokdonensis region GGGGCGAGGTCGATCAGCTGGAGTGCGGACACGGTCGCTCCTCGCAGCCCGGCGACACCCCGCGGCCCGGCGAGGTCGGCGCCGGTGAGGTCGACGTCCTTGAACGTGCCCCGTCCGAAGTCCGGCGACACCAGCCGGCAGCCCTCGAACGAGACGCGGGTGAGCTTCGCCTCGGCGAAGTCGGCCTCCACGAGCTGGCAGTCGACGAACTCCACGTCCACCAGCGTCGCCCCCCGGAAGTTGGCGAACTCGATCTTGCACCCCTCGAACCGCACCCGCGCCAGCTCGGACCCGTAGAGCGCCACCGCCCCGAGCCGCGCCCCTTGCACGACGCAGTCGGCCCACGTTGACTCGGCCAGGTCGAGACCGGCGCCGTGCACGGCATACAGGTTCGTCTCGGAGAACCGGGCGCGAGACGCCTTGAGCTCACTGAGGTCGCACCCGCGGAAGGTGCACTCGAGGAACCGCGAGCCCCCGGCCGACCCGCCATCGAGGCCGTCGGCGAAGGCCTCTCCGTCGTAGTCCGTCTCAGGTCTCAGCTGGGGTCCGGGCACCGGTCCATGGTGGCCCATCGGGCGGACAGTGCAGAATGAACCCGCCAGTAGGTTTCCGGCCGCCCCACCGGGCGGCCCCCGACCATCCCCCAGTGCCGAGAGGACACCGATGTCCGACAGCGACTTCAAGCCGGGCCTCGAGGGCGTCATCGCCTTCGAGTCAGAGATCGCCGAACCCGACAAGGAAGGCGGTGCGCTCCGCTATCGGGGTGTCGACCTGAAGGACCTGGTCGGCAAGGTCAGCTTCGGGCAGGTCTGGGGACTTCTGGTCGACAACGAGTTCGACCCGGGCCTCCCGCCGGCCGAGCCGTTCCCGCTGCCGGTGCACACCGGCGACATCCGCGTCGACGCGCAGTCCGCGATCGCCCAGCTGGCGCCGCTCTGGGGTTTCAAGCCGCTGCTCGACATCTCCCCCGAGCAGGCGCGTGACGACCTGGCCCGCGCGTCGGTGATGATCCTGTCGTTCATCGCCCAGTCCGCCCACGGCCAGCACAGCCCGATGGTGCCGCAGGCCCGCGTCGACGAGGGCAAGACGATCGTCGAGCGGTTCATGATCCGCTGGCGCGGCGAGCCCGACCCCAAGCACGTCGAGGCGATCGACTCCTACTTCACCTCCGCGGCCGAGCACGGCATGAACGCCTCGACCTTCACCGCCCGCGTCATCGCCTCGACCGGCGCCGACGTCGCGGCCTGCCTGTCCGGCGCGATCGGCGCGCTGTCGGGTCCGCTGCACGGCGGTGCCCCCTCGCGCGCACAGCACATGATCGAGGGTGTCGAGCGCACCGGTGACGCCCGCGCCTACGTCAAGGGCGTCCTCGACCGCGGCGAGCGCCTGATGGGCTTCGGCCACCGCGTCTACCGCGCCTACGACCCGCGCGCCGCTGTCCTGCGCGACACCTGCGAGCGGCTCGGTGCCCCGCGCTACCAGGTGGCGCTCGAGCTCGAGCAGGCCGCGCTCACCGAGCTGCGTGAGCGCCAGCCCGATCGCGTCCTCGAGACCAACGTCGACTACTGGGCTGCCGTGCTGCTCGACTTCGCGCAGGTGCCGGGCGACATGATGACCCCGCTGTTCGTGTCGGCGCGCACCGCCGGCTGGTCGGCGCACGTCCTCGAGCAGAAGAAGACCGGCCGCCTGATCCGCCCGAGCTCGCGCTACATCGGCGAGGGCCCGCGTGGCCTCGACGCCGTGAAGGGCTACCAGGGCTGACGCCCGCGCACGACCGAGCGGTATGCCGCGTGGCTGGCTCAGCCCCGCGGCATACCTGGGCTGCCCGAGCGGTCCGGGTGGTGGACCTCACGTCCCACGCCTCGGGACGGGGTGAGAGACTGACCGCGTGACCGAGACTGCGACGCCCACGATCCCCGCCGACCTGCTGCCCAAGGACGGCCGGTTCGGCTCCGGGCCCTCCAAGGTGCGGCCCGAGCAGGTCGACTACCTCGCCAGCCTGGGCACCACCCTGCTCGGCACCTCGCACCGGCAGGCGCCGGTCCGAGACCTCGTCGGGGCGGTCCGCGAGGGCCTGTCCGAGCTGTTCAGCCTCCCTGACGGCTACGAGATCATCCTCGGCAACGGCGGCTCGACGGCGTTCTGGGACATCGCGGCGTTCGGCCTGGTGCGCGAGCGGGCCCAGCACCTGGCCTTCGGCGAGTTCTCGTCGAAGTTCGCGACGGTCACCCAGAACGCGCCCTTCCTCGGCGACTCCACCGTCATCAAGGCCGACCCGGGCACCCTGGCCGCCCCGCAGGCCGAGGCCGGGGTCGACGTCTACGCGTGGCCGCACAACGAGACCTCGACCGGCGTGATGGCGCCGGTGCAGCGGGTCGAGGGCGCCGACGACGGAGCGCTGGTGCTGATCGACGCGACCTCCGGCGCCGGCGGCCTGCCGGTCGACGTCGCCGAGACGGACGTCTACTACTTCGGCCCGCAGAAGTGCTTCGCCGCCGACGGTGGGCTGTGGCTGGCGGCCTTCTCGCCGGCGGCCCTCGCCCGGGTCGACGAGATCGCCGCGTCCGGCCGTTGGGTGCCCGACTTCTTCAGCCTGCCGACGGCCGTGAGCAACAGCCGGCTGAACCAGACCTACAACACCCCCGCCCTCGGCACCCTCGCCCTGCTGCGCAGCCAGGTCGACTGGCTGAACGGCCAGGGCGGGCTCGACTGGGCCGTGCAGCGCACCGCCGACTCCAGCGGACGCCTCTACGACTGGGCCGAGCGCACGGCATACACCTCGCCCTATGTCGCCGACCCGGGAGCGCGCTCGCAGGTGGTCGCGACCATCGACTTCGCCGACGAGGTCGACGCGAGTGCGGTCGCCAAGACGCTGCGGGCGCACGGCGTCGTCGACGTCGAGCCCTACCGCAAGCTGGGCCGCAACCAACTGCGCGTCGCGACGTTCCCCGCGGTCGACCCCGAGGACGTCTCGGCCCTGATTGCGTGCATCGAGCACGTTGTGGGCTGACCGCCCGCACCCGCAACACGGCAGTTGCGCACACTTCCCGGCAGAAATAACCGGTCGATTTGCGACGCAACTGCCGTTTTGCGTGCTGAAACAGGCACTTTCAGGCGTTGGCCGCGCGTAACCTCGAGCCGAACCGCTCGTTGACCCTCGTGTGAGCGGGGTGGCACGCCGAGAGGCGTGACGACGACGAGGTCGAGGAGAGCCGGACGATGACACGCACGATGCGACTGCCGTGGCGGACTGCTGCCGGAGCCGTTCCTGCCATCGTCCTCGTCGCGAGCGGGATCGCGCTCGCCACGACGGGCGGCAACCCGGCGACCGACATCGTCGCCGACTCCGCGCCACTGGTCACCGTCCCGGACACCGCGCTGCAGCACCTCGACGCGCCCGAGCTGCCCTCGCTCCCCGAGCTGCCGGCCCCCGACGAGGCGGAGCCGACCCCGCTCTACCAGGGTGCCGGGCTCCCCTCCTCGATGAGTGCCAACGGCATCCCCGCAGCGGCCCTCGACGCCTACCGACGCGCGGCCACCATCGTCGACGCGGCCGACGCCGAGTGCCGGATCGACTGGGCGCTGATCGCAGCCATCGGCAAGGTCGAGTCCAACCACGGCCGCTACGGCGGGAACGGCATCGACCGTGACGGCACGGTCCGCCCGGGCATCTACGGCATACCCCTCAACGGCCAGAACAACACCGCGAGGATCAGCGACACCGACGGCGGCAGCTACGACCGCGACGCCACGTGGGACCGCGCGGTCGGCCCGATGCAGTTCATCCCGGGGACCTGGCGGGTGGTGGGTGTCGACGCCAACGGCGACGGCCGCAAGGACCCCCAGAACATCGCCGACGCCGCGACGGCCACCGCGGTCTACCTCTGCTCCGGCCCCGGTGACCTGAGCACCGAGCCGGGCGCTCGCTCGGCCGTGCTCCGCTACAACCACAGCGACGCCTACGCCGACCAGGTGCTGGCGATCGCGGCCGGCTACCGCGGCGGCTACACCGTGGTGCCGGCGTCCGACCTCACCGCGGGGCAGCGCAGCGACTCGCCGTTCCTGCCGTCGGGTGAGCCTCGACCGATGGCGACCTACGACCCGGTGGCGGCGTCGAAGCCTGCGCCGAAGCCGGGCAGCAAGCCCGGCAAGGGCGGCTCGACCAAGCCCGGCAGCGGGACGGGCGGCGGCACGGGTGGCTCGGCCACCCCGACGCCCACGCCGTCCTCGACCAGCGGTGGCGGCGTGACGGACGTGGTCGGTGGCGTGGTGGGTGGCATCGTCGGCGGGATCACCGGCTCGACCCCGACCCCGACGTCGTCGACCCCGCAACCGAGCACCACGCCGACGCCCACCCCGACGACGCCCGCCCTGCCGCTGCAGGTGCTCCCCGTCGGCGGCAAGTGCCCCACCGGCTATGACCCCGTGCTCAACGTCCTCGGCGTCGTCGTCCTCTGCACCCTGCACTCCTGACCGTCCAGGGCGACCGCCGACCAGCCCCCCACCGCACCCCACCGCGTTGAGCGACGCAATCTCATGCAAAAGGCGAGTTAGCGCCGCCGTCCCCCGGCGCTAACTCGCCTTTTGCATGAGATAGCGACGCGAGGACGGCAGCGGGTATGCCGCGAGGCCGGCTAGCGGACGAAGCTCGCCACGACCGCGGCGGCCACCACGATGACCAGCACCGCGATGGTCACGCGCCGGCGGAAGACCGGGGTCATCGGCGCGTCACCGGGCCACCTCGGGCACCGGTTCGGACACCTCAGGCTGCGGGAGCGTGCGGATCCGGAGGCGCGGGCGGCGCTGCGACTCGTAGCTCACCTGCACATTCTCGTGCCTGGCCGTCCAGA contains the following coding sequences:
- a CDS encoding pentapeptide repeat-containing protein, whose amino-acid sequence is MPGPQLRPETDYDGEAFADGLDGGSAGGSRFLECTFRGCDLSELKASRARFSETNLYAVHGAGLDLAESTWADCVVQGARLGAVALYGSELARVRFEGCKIEFANFRGATLVDVEFVDCQLVEADFAEAKLTRVSFEGCRLVSPDFGRGTFKDVDLTGADLAGPRGVAGLRGATVSALQLIDLAPALAHELGLKVAD
- a CDS encoding lytic transglycosylase domain-containing protein, translating into MTRTMRLPWRTAAGAVPAIVLVASGIALATTGGNPATDIVADSAPLVTVPDTALQHLDAPELPSLPELPAPDEAEPTPLYQGAGLPSSMSANGIPAAALDAYRRAATIVDAADAECRIDWALIAAIGKVESNHGRYGGNGIDRDGTVRPGIYGIPLNGQNNTARISDTDGGSYDRDATWDRAVGPMQFIPGTWRVVGVDANGDGRKDPQNIADAATATAVYLCSGPGDLSTEPGARSAVLRYNHSDAYADQVLAIAAGYRGGYTVVPASDLTAGQRSDSPFLPSGEPRPMATYDPVAASKPAPKPGSKPGKGGSTKPGSGTGGGTGGSATPTPTPSSTSGGGVTDVVGGVVGGIVGGITGSTPTPTSSTPQPSTTPTPTPTTPALPLQVLPVGGKCPTGYDPVLNVLGVVVLCTLHS
- a CDS encoding citrate synthase 2 produces the protein MSDSDFKPGLEGVIAFESEIAEPDKEGGALRYRGVDLKDLVGKVSFGQVWGLLVDNEFDPGLPPAEPFPLPVHTGDIRVDAQSAIAQLAPLWGFKPLLDISPEQARDDLARASVMILSFIAQSAHGQHSPMVPQARVDEGKTIVERFMIRWRGEPDPKHVEAIDSYFTSAAEHGMNASTFTARVIASTGADVAACLSGAIGALSGPLHGGAPSRAQHMIEGVERTGDARAYVKGVLDRGERLMGFGHRVYRAYDPRAAVLRDTCERLGAPRYQVALELEQAALTELRERQPDRVLETNVDYWAAVLLDFAQVPGDMMTPLFVSARTAGWSAHVLEQKKTGRLIRPSSRYIGEGPRGLDAVKGYQG
- the serC gene encoding phosphoserine transaminase, with the protein product MTETATPTIPADLLPKDGRFGSGPSKVRPEQVDYLASLGTTLLGTSHRQAPVRDLVGAVREGLSELFSLPDGYEIILGNGGSTAFWDIAAFGLVRERAQHLAFGEFSSKFATVTQNAPFLGDSTVIKADPGTLAAPQAEAGVDVYAWPHNETSTGVMAPVQRVEGADDGALVLIDATSGAGGLPVDVAETDVYYFGPQKCFAADGGLWLAAFSPAALARVDEIAASGRWVPDFFSLPTAVSNSRLNQTYNTPALGTLALLRSQVDWLNGQGGLDWAVQRTADSSGRLYDWAERTAYTSPYVADPGARSQVVATIDFADEVDASAVAKTLRAHGVVDVEPYRKLGRNQLRVATFPAVDPEDVSALIACIEHVVG